A window of Mycolicibacterium holsaticum DSM 44478 = JCM 12374 genomic DNA:
CGAGCAGTTTCACGTTCGACGACGACGACACCTTCAGCTACACGTCCGATCTGGTGCTGAAGCTGGCCGCGATCGGTGAGGAGATGCACCACACCGACCAGAACACCTTGCGCCGGGTCAAGCGCTACCACCCCGGCAGCGAGCACGCCGGCTAACGCCGAGCCGTCGGGCGGCGATAACCGCGGTATGACCCTGTTGCGTGTCTTCGGCGCGCTGGCCGTGGCCCTGACGGCGCCCTGGTTGTGGGCGACGACCGCGTCCGCCGAACCGTTTGCTCAACTCGGTGAAGTCCCGGTTGTGGCGTCTCCGACGTGTGGCGGAACCGTCAGCGCCGACGCCCAGGTGACGCCGGTGCAGATCGGGGAGCGAGTCGAAAACGGTGTGCGGGTCGCGATCCACTACGACGCCGGTGTCTACGACGGGTCGTGTGCGCTCACCGTGAGCGCCTCCTGGCTGAATCTCGACACCGGCGCCTCGGGAAGCCGTGACATCACCGCGGTGTCGACGATCGACGGGCACTACGGGTTCATCGGCTACGCCAACACCACGCTCGGAACCGGCGAAGGCACGGTCGTCGTGACGCTCAGTTCGCATCCCGGCGCCGAAATGCGGATCACGGCCTGACCCACCGCGGGCGCCACCGGGCTAGAGTCCGTGGCATGTTGGCAGCTCAATTGTGGACGGAGAACGCCGACGTGGTGGCCGAGGTGCTGGCCAACCCGTTCGTGCGCGGTATCGGGGACGGCTCGCTGGACCGCAAACTGTTCGCCGGCTACCTCGCCCAGGACGCGTTCTTCCTCGAATCCTTCGCCCGCGCTTATGGTTTGGCACTCGCGCGCAGTTCTGACACGGCCACGCTGCTGACGTTCGCCGATCTGCTCGCCGGCGTGCGTGAAGAACTCGGGTTGCACGCGTCCTATGCGGCGTCGTGGGGTATCGAGATGGCCGGTGTCGAGCCGGCCCCGGCGACGTTGGCCTACACCGAGTTCCTCCTTGCCACCGCGGCCACCAGCGACATAGGCGTGGTGTGCGCGGCGATGACCCCGTGCATGCGGCTCTACGCACACGTCGGGCGCTCGCTGGACGCCGGCACCGCCGGGCCGTACGCGGAATGGGTGCAGACCTACGCCGATCCGGGCTTCGAGGAGGTGGCGGCGCTGCTGGAGCGGCTGCTCGATCAGCACGCCGACGACGTTGACGCCGCGCGCGTGGCCTACGGGCGGGCGATGCGGCTGGAGTTGGCCTTCTTCGACGCCGCGCTCAAACCGGGCTCCTAAGGTCGCGACGCCGGCCAACTCCGCACGAGGTCTCCGTCGTCGGCCTCGACGGAGCGCAGCGCGGTGAGCGTCGGGTGCCCAGCGTCCAGCAGCGCGCTGTCGGTGTCCTCCTCGGCTTGTCTTTCACCTCGACCTCCGCCAGGCGCACGTCACCGCCGCGGACCTCTTCGACACGGGTCTGCGCCGCGCCGCCGCGAGCCAGGCGAGCGTGACGGATTGGGCCGACCTGGTCCGCGGGTCGATCGGGGACGTTCAGCGAAAGCCGCCGGACGTGTCGTGCAACAGGTCGAGCACCGGTGCCAGCAGACCGGCGGCGGTGTCCCAGTGCCGCTCACCGGTCGGGTGCAGCGCGACGTCAAGCGACACCGCCAGCGCGCGGGTGTCGCTGATCTTCGCGGTGAGCGCCGCGCCGACGGTGCCGGAGTGCAGGATCGCCCGGCCGACGCGCGTGGCACGTGTCGTACTCCTCTACTTCTACTTCCATGGCTGCAGTTCGAGCCGTTCGGCAAGCGTCTCAACGGCCCGCGCGCCTCCGGTGCCCAACCCATGCCGCACGACGTTGAGTGCCCCGCAAGCCGCGCCGATACGCAGCGCCCCGGCGCCAGCGAGCGACCGCTGGCCAGCGCGCGACGATGCCCGCGGTCATCGAGTCTCCTGCGTCCGCGGAATCGGCCGGCTCCAGCGTCGGCGTCCCGATCTCGACGATGTCCTTTCCGCGCTTCCCGTCGTCGTCGTCGCCGTCGCCGAGCAGCGCCAGCGCCAGGGCGGAACCAGCCCGAGGCACGACGATCGTGCCCGCGCCTCCGTCACGCACGGCGCGCATGGCCTTGACTAGGTCTTCAGCGTCCTCCGACTTCGCCCGACCGTCCTCGATCAGCTCTTCGTGGCTGACCTGGATGAGGTCGGGTCCGCCGGCGACCGCCTCGAGCCGCTCGCCGGCAAGGTCGGTGGCCACCTTGCAGCCGTTGGCGCCCAGATCCGTGGACAGGTGCCGGTAGAGGTCGGCGGGCAGCGAACGGTCCTCGGCCGGCCCAGACAACAGGACCGGCCGTGGATCAGGCCCTCGGTAAGGGTGAGCTCGTAGAGTGAGTCGACCTCGTCGCGGTCCAGCGAGCCGCCCCCGGCCTCGGCGACGACTTCCCTTGTGCCGCAGTGGCGGTCGTGTACAGGCGATCCGTTGCGTGCGCTGACCGGCACCGCCTGAACGGTGACGGCGCGAATGGGCAACAGATGGCCGAGGACCTCGCCGGTCACGCCGCCGAGGGCCGAGCACAGCACCACCGGCCCACCGCGGGGATCAGCGCCGGCTTGTTGCGCAGAGGTTGCGCAGAGTGAGCCGGTAGCCAGCGTCGGGGAAAACTCACCGTCTCGACAGACATCATTATCTAGTATAGTGTTTACTAACTATGGGGAGGTTTAAAGCAGCTATGGCACCCACGTCCAGCGCGAATCGCGTCGTCACAGTACCTCCGGATCTCCGCGGGCCGATGACACCGATGAGGTTTGAGGCCACGATCGAAGACTGCGCCGTCAGCTACGGTGAGATCCCGCGTGAACTCAACGGAGGGTTCTATCGCAACGGCCCAACTTGGAAGCGTCCGTCACGGCAAGGAATCAACACGCCGTACTCGATGGATGGGATGGTGCAGGGGCTTGTCTTTCGGGAAGGCCGGGCGGACTTCAGGAATCGATGGACGCGAACTCCCAAATTCCGTGCCGAGCAGGCCGCGGGCCAAGCGTTGTTCGAGTGGAGTGACGGACATTTCGGTGACTGGCGCGCATGGGCGCTGGGCGAGGTGGAACGCAACGAGTACACCCGTGGTATCCCGCAGGGAACCAATGCCGTCAACGTCGTGCCTTTCGGCAATCAGCTACTGGCCTTAGGGGAGAATACCGCTCCGGTTGCGCTCGACCCGATCACACTCGACACGATCGGGGTTGTCTCGTGGTCGCCGATGTTGTGTACGGGGATGGTGGAGCCGGCATGCTTCGGTGACGGAGCGTTCGCCGCACATCCGAAGTGGGATGACGCCACCGGAGATCTGTTCGGTTGGTCGTACCGTGACGAGCCGCCATATGTCACCGTCTACAAGGCCATGCCCGACGGTGGCGTCATCCGGCGCGATCTGTGGGGTGCGCCGTATAACACTGTCGCTCACGATATTTGGCTGACCGAACGGTTCATGGTGATCCCATTCCAGCCTTTCACCGTTGGTCAGAACCGTATTCAGAAGGGATTTTCCGCCTATGCCTGGGATCCGACCCTGCCGATCTCGCTGGCTCTGGTAGACCGCGAGGACTTCAATGGCGAAATCCAGTGGATCTCGGCGGACTTCCCAGCCGAGTACATCATGCACATGCTCTCGGCAAATCACATCGGCGAGGACGTCATTCAGCTCGACGGACCGATATTCGATCGCCCTCCGTTCCAATTCGAAGACAGGTTTTCTCCTGGTGACGGCTTCGTACCGTTCTGGAAACTGGCAACGAGCGCCGTCGGGCGCTGGACGGTCGATCTCGAGACCGGTGCGGTGTCTACCGAGTTACTGGGGGATCGGCCGGTCGAATTGCCGAAGGTGGACGAGCGGTATTACGGCAAGCCGTACGAGTGGGCGTTTCTGACGGCCGGAGACCCGACGGAGGATGGCGGGATGCGCATGAACACCGTGATCCGGCGGAATGTGCGCACCGGCACCGAAGAGGTGTACCGGGTAAGCGATGACAGACACGTCACCGTGTTTGAGGGAACGTTCGCGCCGCGGTCGCCATCGTCACCTGAGGGAGACGGGTTCTACATCGTGCCGGTGTCGCACTTCGACCAGCGCACATCGGAATTCCTGATCTTTGACACCGACGGCTTCGCCGACGGACCAGTGGCCAGGATCGCCATGCCGTTTCAGATCGGCTGGTCACCGCACGGGCACTGGATGCAGTTCAAGTGATCTGGTCAAACGGCGCTCAGCACACGCGTCCGCGGTGAGGATCCTGCGACGAAATGGTTGTGAATCACGCGCTGCTGCGCGACCCCGCAGGCAGCCTCGACCGAGCCTGGGTCATCGCCGAGGGCGCCCGCCTCTCCAACACCGGGCGCTGGGGCGACGAAGACGAGCTGGGAACGTGGAACCTGGTCACACCCGAGAAGGTTCACGCGGCGACAGCGACCGTGGCCCGGGGCAAGGTCTTCAGCCTCGCGCTACCGTTCGGATCCGATGGGCCCGACGGGCCACCCGGCCGTCCTGCGCCACAACACTTCCTGACGTTGACGGGCAGTGACCTGCTGGCTTCCGAGTCGTTGCACACACCGGGCTTCGCCGACGACTGGATCGTGATGAACCTGTCCTGTTCGACGCAATGGGACGGTTTCACACACGTGTTCAGCGAAGGTACGACGTACAACAACGTCGGATGCGAAATGGTCACCGCTCGCGCTGGCGCACGCCGCAACTCGGTTTCGGTCCTTCGGGAGCGGGTGGTGTCACGCGGTGTGCTGCTTGATATCCCGCGTATGTTCGACCGTGCATGGCTGGAGCCGGGCGAGGCGATCACCAGTGAACATCTCGACACGTGCTGTGCATCGTGCGGCGTCGAAGTCGCACCCGGTGACGTCGTTCTGATTCGTACCGGCGCGTTGGCGCAGGTGCGTGAACGCGGAGATTGGGGCGATTACGCCGGCAAGGGTCCACAACCGGGAATGAGTGTGAAAAGCGCCGCGTGGTTCGCCGAGCGCGATGTCGCTGCTGTCGCATCCGACACCTGGGGATTTGAGGTGTTGCCGTATGAAACGTCGGACACGGTCGCACCGTTGCATCAGATCCTGCTGTCGCGGTGCGGAATCACGATCGGTGAGATGTTCGACCTCGAGGACCTGGCCGTCGACTGTGCGCAGGACCGCAGGTTTGAATTCCTGTTTGTCGCTCAGCCGTTGCCAATCACCGGCGCGGTCAACGCACCTGTCAACCCACTGGCAATTAAGTGACGATCTGCAATCCCAACTGTGTAGCAACCGACGACTATTCGAGGAATGGCGATGACTTTGACACGAGACCGCGACAGCGGCCGGAGCTCACGAGATCTTCGTAGCGCATTGAAATGCGCGAATATTCCGATACTGCTCACCGTGTTACGCCAGCTGACCGGTAATGTTCGGTGGCTGGCCGAGCCGTATCGACCGACACGTGCGCACGGGCCAGGCGATCACGATGACGGCGGTCTGGGCGAAGCGCTGCAGCGCGAGGTTCGCGATGCGGCGTACCAGGCGGTCATGGATTATCGGGCGGGCAGGCTCTCACCCGAACCGCTGACTCCACAGCAGATCACAGAGATGCTCGCGATCGCGCTGGCCGAGGAGATCCCGCCCGACTATGGCCCACTGCTGGCCGAGGAGTTCGGGCTGTGGACGCGCCAGATACCGACCGCGGCCCAGCAAGAGGCCCCTGAAGACTTCCACGTGCTCATCATTGGCTGTGGGGTATCGGGTATCAGTGCGGCAGTGGCGCTCAAGGCGGCGGGGATTCCGTACACGATCCTGGAGAAAAACTCGGCTATCGGGGGAACGTGGCTTGAGAACGTCTATCCCGGATGCGGTGCCGACACGCCGAGCCACCTGTACTCGTATTCCTTTGCGCTCAAACCGAACTGGTCGCATTACTTCGCCAAACGTGAAGAGATTCTTGACTACCTGCAGGGAATCGTGGACGAGCACGCCATCGGCGACCGCGTCATCTTTGACACCGAGGTCGTCCGCGCCACATATATCGAAGACCGGCAGGCCTGGGAGGTAGTGGCACGCTCCGGTGCCGGATCTGCCGGATCTGAAGTGGTGTTCAACGCCAACGTCGTGATTTCTGCCGTCGGGGTGATGAACCGGCCGGCTTCACCCGATATCCCTGGACTTGACCAGTTCTGCGGGACGGTGTTGCACACCGCGCAATGGCCTGATGACCTGACGCTGCAGGACAAGCGCGTCGCCGTCATCGGTACTGGCGCCAGTGCGATGCAGTTGGTGCCGGCAATAGTGGACGCAGCGCAGCGCGTGACGATTTTCCAGCGTTCCAAGCAGTGGGCAGTCCCCCACCCGAACTACAAGCGCGACATCCCCGAGGACGTGCAAGTACTGATGGGGGAGGTGCCGTTCTATGCGCGATGGTATCGATTGCGTCAGGTATGGCTGTTCAGCGACCGTCTACATGCACAGTTGCAACGCGATCCGGAATGGCCGCATCAGCAGCGGTCGATCAACGCCATCAACGACCGGCACCGCGTGTTCTTGAGCCGATACATCGCCGGCCAGTTGGGCGAACGTGACGATCTCATCGACGCCTGCCTGCCCGACTACCCCCCCTACGGCAAGCGGCCATTGATCGACAACGGCTGGTTCCGCACGGTTGCGCGCGACGACGTCGAGCTCGTCACCGGTGGGGTGGCCCGGATCGGCCCGCGCTCGGTCGTCGCCGACAGCGGCGCCGAGTACGAGGCCGACGTCATCGTTCTGGCCACCGGATTTCGCACCCTGCAGTTCCTCTGGCCGATGCAGATCGTCGGACGAAACGGCGGGAACCTCGCGCAGTTCTGGGGGCCCGAGGACGCCCGCGCATATCTAGGCATGACCGTCACCGGGTTTCCCAACTTCTTCATCCTCAACGGGCCCAACACGACGGCAGGACACGGTGGTAGCGCGATCCTGAGTGTCGAGTTCCAGACCCGTTACGTGATGCAGGCGCTTCACACGATGTTGTCAGAAGGTATCGGCAGCCTCGAGGTTCGCCCAGAGGTGTTCCGGGCGTACGCCGACGAAGTCGACACCGCGCTTGAAAGGTCTATCTGGGTCCACCCGGGCATGTCGACCTACTACCGAAACGGCGCCGGCCGCGTCGTCGTCACCAGCCCGTGGAGCTATCTGGACTATTGGCGGCGGACGCGAGAGTTCGATGCGGCGGATTTCGAGTGCGAGCGCACCGATGCGATTTTGCGGGACGGTGTGCCGGCCGAACAGGTGAGCAAGTGACCGACCAAGCCGCCGAAGTCGACCGTCGCGTGGCGGAGTTGCTCACCCGCGTCGATCCCCGGACGACGGATGCCGAAGTGTTCCTGGGCGAACAATTCGACGCAGGCCTGGCGTATGTCGACTATCCGTTGGGTAAGGGAGGGTTAGGTTTTCCGGCAGGGCTGCAGCGCCGAGTTGATGACCAGCTCGATGCGGCGGGCGCCCACCGGGCCTTCCTGCGCAACCCCCTCGGAGTCGGCATGCTACCGCTGACCCTATTGCGTCATGGAAGCGACGAACAGCAGCAGCGCTACCTACGCCCGGCGTTCATTGGGGAAGAGATCTGGTGTCAGCTTTTTTCCGAGCCAGGTGCGGGCTCGGATCTGGCCGGGTTGTCGACCCGGGCAGTTCGGGACGGCGCCGAATGGGTGGTCAACGGGCAAAAAATCTGGACCAGCCTGGCGCACAAGGCAACTTGGGGGATGCTGCTTGCCCGTACCAACCCCGGGCTACCCAAACACGACGGCATTACCTACTTCGTCGTCAACATGCGGCAACCCGGTATCGATGTGCGCCCGCTCAAGCAACTCAACGGTCAATCGG
This region includes:
- a CDS encoding TenA family protein yields the protein MLAAQLWTENADVVAEVLANPFVRGIGDGSLDRKLFAGYLAQDAFFLESFARAYGLALARSSDTATLLTFADLLAGVREELGLHASYAASWGIEMAGVEPAPATLAYTEFLLATAATSDIGVVCAAMTPCMRLYAHVGRSLDAGTAGPYAEWVQTYADPGFEEVAALLERLLDQHADDVDAARVAYGRAMRLELAFFDAALKPGS
- a CDS encoding 5'/3'-nucleotidase SurE; this translates as MLHSGTVGAALTAKISDTRALAVSLDVALHPTGERHWDTAAGLLAPVLDLLHDTSGGFR
- a CDS encoding carotenoid oxygenase family protein; protein product: MRFEATIEDCAVSYGEIPRELNGGFYRNGPTWKRPSRQGINTPYSMDGMVQGLVFREGRADFRNRWTRTPKFRAEQAAGQALFEWSDGHFGDWRAWALGEVERNEYTRGIPQGTNAVNVVPFGNQLLALGENTAPVALDPITLDTIGVVSWSPMLCTGMVEPACFGDGAFAAHPKWDDATGDLFGWSYRDEPPYVTVYKAMPDGGVIRRDLWGAPYNTVAHDIWLTERFMVIPFQPFTVGQNRIQKGFSAYAWDPTLPISLALVDREDFNGEIQWISADFPAEYIMHMLSANHIGEDVIQLDGPIFDRPPFQFEDRFSPGDGFVPFWKLATSAVGRWTVDLETGAVSTELLGDRPVELPKVDERYYGKPYEWAFLTAGDPTEDGGMRMNTVIRRNVRTGTEEVYRVSDDRHVTVFEGTFAPRSPSSPEGDGFYIVPVSHFDQRTSEFLIFDTDGFADGPVARIAMPFQIGWSPHGHWMQFK
- a CDS encoding cyclase family protein, which produces MVVNHALLRDPAGSLDRAWVIAEGARLSNTGRWGDEDELGTWNLVTPEKVHAATATVARGKVFSLALPFGSDGPDGPPGRPAPQHFLTLTGSDLLASESLHTPGFADDWIVMNLSCSTQWDGFTHVFSEGTTYNNVGCEMVTARAGARRNSVSVLRERVVSRGVLLDIPRMFDRAWLEPGEAITSEHLDTCCASCGVEVAPGDVVLIRTGALAQVRERGDWGDYAGKGPQPGMSVKSAAWFAERDVAAVASDTWGFEVLPYETSDTVAPLHQILLSRCGITIGEMFDLEDLAVDCAQDRRFEFLFVAQPLPITGAVNAPVNPLAIK
- a CDS encoding flavin-containing monooxygenase — its product is MLRQLTGNVRWLAEPYRPTRAHGPGDHDDGGLGEALQREVRDAAYQAVMDYRAGRLSPEPLTPQQITEMLAIALAEEIPPDYGPLLAEEFGLWTRQIPTAAQQEAPEDFHVLIIGCGVSGISAAVALKAAGIPYTILEKNSAIGGTWLENVYPGCGADTPSHLYSYSFALKPNWSHYFAKREEILDYLQGIVDEHAIGDRVIFDTEVVRATYIEDRQAWEVVARSGAGSAGSEVVFNANVVISAVGVMNRPASPDIPGLDQFCGTVLHTAQWPDDLTLQDKRVAVIGTGASAMQLVPAIVDAAQRVTIFQRSKQWAVPHPNYKRDIPEDVQVLMGEVPFYARWYRLRQVWLFSDRLHAQLQRDPEWPHQQRSINAINDRHRVFLSRYIAGQLGERDDLIDACLPDYPPYGKRPLIDNGWFRTVARDDVELVTGGVARIGPRSVVADSGAEYEADVIVLATGFRTLQFLWPMQIVGRNGGNLAQFWGPEDARAYLGMTVTGFPNFFILNGPNTTAGHGGSAILSVEFQTRYVMQALHTMLSEGIGSLEVRPEVFRAYADEVDTALERSIWVHPGMSTYYRNGAGRVVVTSPWSYLDYWRRTREFDAADFECERTDAILRDGVPAEQVSK